One genomic window of Streptomonospora nanhaiensis includes the following:
- a CDS encoding catalase, giving the protein MSVPYSTDDAGHPAPSDGLSQSVGPNGPLLLQDHFLIQKMAHFNRERVPERVVHAKGGGAFGELEITEDVSAYTKADLFQKGRKTPLLLRFSTVAGELGSADTARDPRGFALKFYTEHGNYDIVGNNTPIFFIRDPSKFSDFIHSQKRRADNQLRDNNMQWDFWTLNPESAHQVSFLMTDRGTPKSWRHMHGFGSHTFMWYNANGEKFWVKYHFKTEQGIENLTAAEAKAMEAEDPDAHRRDLWEAIARGEFPSWTVNVQIMPFEDAADYRFNPFDLTKVWPHSDYPEITIGRFTLNRNPSNYFAEIEQAGFEPSNLVPGIGGSPDKMLQGRLFSYPDAHRYRIGPNYLQLPVNQPKVEVRSYNFDGPMAYRNGADPVYAPNTVGGPAAAVDLYEAEGYQVSGEIVRSAYELHKEDDDFGQARALWEKVLSEPERANMVSNIVGHASAPEVTADMKKRVVEYWTNVHPDLGSGVAKGLGVES; this is encoded by the coding sequence GTGAGCGTTCCCTACAGCACGGACGACGCCGGCCACCCGGCGCCCAGCGATGGTTTGTCGCAGTCGGTAGGCCCCAACGGGCCGCTGCTGCTCCAGGACCACTTCCTCATCCAGAAGATGGCCCACTTCAACCGCGAGCGCGTGCCCGAGCGCGTCGTGCACGCCAAGGGCGGCGGCGCCTTCGGCGAGCTCGAGATCACCGAGGACGTCAGCGCCTACACCAAGGCCGACCTCTTCCAGAAGGGCAGGAAGACCCCGCTGCTCCTGCGCTTCTCGACCGTGGCCGGCGAGCTGGGCAGCGCCGACACCGCGCGCGACCCCCGCGGGTTCGCCCTGAAGTTCTACACCGAGCACGGCAACTACGACATCGTCGGCAACAACACGCCGATCTTCTTCATCCGCGACCCCTCGAAGTTCTCCGACTTCATCCACTCGCAGAAGCGGCGCGCCGACAACCAGCTGCGCGACAACAACATGCAGTGGGACTTCTGGACCCTGAACCCGGAGTCGGCCCACCAGGTGTCGTTCCTGATGACCGACCGCGGCACGCCCAAGAGCTGGCGCCACATGCACGGCTTCGGCAGCCACACCTTCATGTGGTACAACGCCAACGGCGAGAAGTTCTGGGTGAAGTACCACTTCAAGACCGAGCAGGGCATCGAGAACCTGACCGCCGCCGAGGCCAAGGCCATGGAGGCCGAGGACCCCGACGCCCACCGCCGCGACCTCTGGGAGGCCATCGCGCGCGGCGAGTTCCCGTCCTGGACCGTCAACGTCCAGATCATGCCGTTCGAGGACGCCGCCGACTACCGGTTCAACCCGTTCGACCTGACCAAGGTGTGGCCGCACAGCGACTACCCCGAGATCACGATCGGCCGGTTCACCCTGAACCGCAACCCCTCGAACTACTTCGCCGAGATCGAGCAGGCCGGCTTCGAGCCGTCCAACCTGGTCCCGGGTATCGGCGGCAGCCCCGACAAGATGCTCCAGGGCCGGCTGTTCTCCTACCCCGACGCCCACCGGTACCGCATCGGCCCGAACTACCTGCAGCTGCCGGTCAACCAGCCCAAGGTCGAGGTCCGCAGCTACAACTTCGACGGCCCGATGGCCTACCGCAACGGTGCCGACCCGGTGTACGCGCCCAACACCGTGGGCGGCCCCGCGGCGGCGGTCGACCTCTACGAGGCCGAGGGCTACCAGGTCTCCGGCGAGATCGTGCGCTCGGCCTACGAGCTGCACAAGGAGGACGACGACTTCGGCCAGGCCCGCGCCCTGTGGGAGAAGGTCCTGTCCGAGCCCGAGCGCGCCAACATGGTGAGCAACATCGTCGGCCACGCCTCGGCCCCCGAGGTCACCGCCGACATGAAGAAGCGCGTGGTCGAGTACTGGACCAACGTCCACCCCGACCTCGGCTCCGGCGTGGCCAAGGGCCTGGGCGTGGAGTCCTGA
- a CDS encoding Fur family transcriptional regulator, which translates to MDNVADDLRSAGLRVTAARVAILEQVRSGNHLDAERIARGVRGAVGHVSTQAVYDGLHALTRAGLLRRIEPAGSPARFEARVGDNHHHIVCRSCGEVSDIDCVVGEAPCVEPSQTHGFVVEEAEVVFWGVCPQCQEQGAPPDRPPARRVPDAS; encoded by the coding sequence ATGGACAACGTCGCCGATGATCTCCGATCGGCCGGACTCCGGGTCACCGCGGCACGGGTGGCCATCCTCGAACAGGTCCGGTCCGGCAACCACCTCGACGCCGAACGCATCGCGCGCGGCGTGCGGGGTGCGGTCGGCCACGTCTCGACCCAGGCCGTCTACGACGGGCTGCACGCGCTCACCAGAGCGGGCCTGCTGCGGCGGATCGAGCCGGCGGGGTCGCCCGCGCGGTTCGAGGCCCGGGTCGGGGACAACCACCACCACATCGTCTGCCGCTCCTGCGGCGAGGTCAGCGACATCGACTGCGTGGTCGGCGAGGCGCCGTGCGTGGAGCCTTCGCAGACCCACGGCTTCGTGGTCGAGGAAGCCGAAGTGGTGTTCTGGGGCGTCTGTCCGCAATGCCAGGAGCAGGGCGCGCCTCCCGACCGCCCGCCCGCCCGGCGGGTGCCCGACGCGTCCTGA
- a CDS encoding pentapeptide repeat-containing protein: METVNVRDVRVLLPDDEEDTHTTWPHADTLTKAALSHSAYSSVDLAGHRWNNVKISRVVFTDCRFTGLIVNQAELTDVLFRDCVFDYAHLTWLRSVSGVAFTGCRFTETVFESCDLSGVAMDGCRLAGVQFDGTRVDGCDLRGSSVEDVVGVLSMRKARIDADQIPNLMASVMAELGWKVDH; the protein is encoded by the coding sequence ATGGAAACCGTCAACGTCCGTGACGTGCGCGTCCTTCTTCCTGACGACGAAGAGGACACACACACCACCTGGCCCCACGCCGACACCCTGACCAAGGCGGCTCTCTCGCACTCCGCTTACAGCAGTGTGGACCTGGCCGGTCACCGTTGGAACAACGTGAAGATTTCTCGTGTGGTCTTCACCGACTGCCGGTTCACCGGCCTCATCGTGAACCAGGCTGAGTTGACCGACGTGCTGTTCCGTGACTGCGTGTTCGACTACGCCCACCTGACATGGCTACGGTCCGTATCTGGGGTGGCCTTCACCGGATGCCGGTTCACCGAGACCGTTTTCGAATCCTGCGACTTGTCAGGAGTCGCCATGGACGGGTGCCGTCTGGCAGGGGTCCAGTTCGACGGAACCCGGGTGGACGGTTGTGACCTGCGCGGAAGCTCCGTCGAGGATGTGGTCGGTGTCCTGTCGATGCGCAAGGCCAGGATTGACGCTGACCAGATCCCGAACCTGATGGCGTCGGTCATGGCTGAGCTGGGATGGAAAGTCGACCACTGA
- the add gene encoding adenosine deaminase: protein MDLTTPGLDTEAFIRALPKVELHVHLEGSMRPELLLRLARKHGVSTLPGTLEEVRDWYAFRDFPHFVDVYLASVHTLVDEEDFALLAADVAARLAEQNVRYAEVHVSLYGHLMRGVPARTVFDGIEHGRREAEREHGIRLRWIPDYPSDYGPEVAEQTLDAVLAEAPDSVVGFGVGGIEAPFAPVAHLFARAREAGLHSLPHAGEHGGPERVREALDLLGAERIGHGIDAMRDPELVARLAAEQVPLDVSPTSNLRTGAITAIGDHPLPRMIEAGLLVTLNSDDPTMFGTDLTNEYRTAAGLGLDAAALAALARNGVAASYLEEPAKRALAEEIDTVLAEHAGS, encoded by the coding sequence ATGGACCTGACCACACCCGGCCTCGACACCGAGGCGTTCATCCGCGCCCTGCCCAAGGTCGAGCTGCACGTGCACCTGGAGGGCTCGATGCGGCCGGAGCTGCTGCTGCGGCTCGCGCGCAAGCACGGGGTGTCGACCCTGCCGGGCACCCTGGAGGAGGTGCGCGACTGGTACGCCTTCCGCGACTTCCCGCACTTCGTCGACGTCTACCTGGCCTCGGTGCACACCCTGGTGGACGAGGAGGACTTCGCCCTGCTGGCCGCCGACGTGGCGGCCCGGCTGGCCGAGCAGAACGTGCGCTACGCCGAGGTCCACGTCAGCCTCTACGGCCACCTGATGCGCGGGGTGCCGGCGCGGACGGTGTTCGACGGGATCGAGCACGGCCGCCGCGAGGCCGAGCGCGAGCACGGGATCCGGCTGCGCTGGATTCCCGACTACCCCAGCGACTACGGGCCCGAGGTCGCCGAGCAGACCCTGGACGCGGTGCTGGCCGAGGCCCCCGACAGCGTCGTGGGGTTCGGCGTGGGCGGGATCGAGGCGCCCTTCGCGCCGGTGGCCCACCTGTTCGCCCGCGCGCGCGAGGCCGGGCTGCACAGCCTGCCCCACGCCGGCGAGCACGGCGGCCCCGAGCGGGTGCGCGAGGCGCTGGACCTGCTGGGCGCCGAGCGCATCGGGCACGGGATCGACGCCATGCGCGACCCGGAGCTGGTGGCCCGGCTGGCCGCCGAGCAGGTGCCCCTCGACGTGTCGCCGACCTCCAACCTGCGCACCGGCGCGATCACCGCCATCGGCGACCACCCCCTGCCGCGCATGATCGAGGCGGGCCTGCTGGTCACCCTCAACAGCGACGACCCCACCATGTTCGGCACCGACCTGACCAACGAGTACCGCACGGCCGCCGGGCTGGGCCTGGACGCCGCGGCCCTGGCGGCGCTGGCGCGCAACGGGGTGGCCGCCTCCTACCTGGAGGAGCCGGCCAAGCGCGCCCTGGCCGAGGAGATCGACACCGTGCTGGCGGAGCACGCCGGCTCCTAG
- a CDS encoding TetR/AcrR family transcriptional regulator, with the protein MVRVQRMLDACAELLDEGGYSELSTTRIAERAGVAIGSVYQFFPDKKAITQALGLRYLDQFTARVAERLAEGGREHWTHSADVIIDEYLDMHRTVPGFRSLHFGDVVDERLLDSDTENNRVIATRLRQLLTAHGGAHECEQLDRAVVVAVEAADAVLKLAFRLDPDGDPRLIEETKLLLRTYLGHHFG; encoded by the coding sequence ATGGTGCGGGTGCAGCGGATGCTGGACGCCTGCGCCGAACTCCTCGACGAGGGCGGCTACAGCGAACTGTCCACCACCCGCATCGCCGAGCGCGCCGGTGTGGCGATCGGCTCGGTCTACCAGTTCTTCCCCGACAAGAAGGCCATCACCCAGGCCCTGGGCCTGCGCTACCTCGACCAGTTCACCGCGCGCGTGGCCGAGCGCCTCGCCGAGGGGGGCCGCGAGCACTGGACGCACTCCGCCGATGTCATCATCGACGAGTACCTTGACATGCACCGCACCGTCCCGGGGTTCCGCAGCCTGCACTTCGGCGACGTCGTGGACGAGCGGCTGCTGGACTCCGACACCGAGAACAACCGGGTGATCGCCACCCGGCTGCGCCAGCTGCTCACCGCCCACGGCGGTGCGCACGAGTGCGAGCAGCTGGACCGCGCCGTCGTCGTGGCCGTCGAGGCCGCCGACGCGGTGCTCAAGCTCGCGTTCCGCCTCGACCCCGACGGCGACCCCCGCCTGATCGAGGAGACCAAGCTGCTGCTGCGCACCTACCTCGGCCACCACTTCGGCTGA
- a CDS encoding alpha/beta hydrolase family protein → MPADSTAQPTTGTVAGIPYLAVPPALPAGDAPMVVALHAFEPPRSETALAGALPLASLPAWRFYLGLPMFGARLPEGGIAEVNRRGADDYLIELFGPVVEKAAAELPRAITELRERHPVSDTPAGLMGVGAGGAAALLALADNRVPVGAAGLVNPIVDPRPVLAARERRLGVDYAWTDTARGVAAWLDFTSRAAEICARRPQPPLLIVTGGQDDVMPPERTRALHDALATGYSPQALRHIVVPDLAHTMGPEPGLQPGPPEPGSVLADRALVEWFHTHLSPTGSAAEETVRLG, encoded by the coding sequence GTGCCAGCCGACAGCACCGCCCAGCCGACCACGGGAACGGTGGCCGGCATCCCCTACCTGGCCGTGCCCCCGGCGCTGCCCGCCGGCGACGCCCCCATGGTGGTGGCCCTCCACGCCTTCGAGCCCCCGCGCAGCGAGACCGCGCTGGCCGGCGCGCTGCCCCTGGCCTCCCTGCCCGCCTGGCGCTTCTACCTGGGACTGCCCATGTTCGGCGCCCGCCTCCCCGAGGGCGGGATCGCCGAGGTCAACCGGCGCGGCGCCGACGACTACCTCATCGAGCTGTTCGGCCCGGTGGTCGAGAAAGCCGCCGCCGAACTCCCCCGCGCGATCACCGAACTGCGCGAACGCCACCCCGTGAGCGACACCCCCGCCGGCCTCATGGGCGTGGGCGCGGGCGGCGCGGCCGCCCTGCTGGCGCTGGCCGACAACCGCGTGCCCGTGGGCGCCGCCGGCCTGGTCAACCCGATCGTCGACCCCCGCCCGGTGCTGGCCGCCCGCGAGCGCCGCCTGGGCGTCGACTACGCCTGGACCGACACCGCGCGCGGCGTGGCCGCCTGGCTCGACTTCACCTCCCGCGCCGCCGAGATCTGCGCGCGCCGCCCCCAGCCGCCGCTGCTGATCGTCACCGGCGGCCAGGACGACGTCATGCCGCCCGAGCGCACCCGCGCCCTGCACGACGCGCTGGCCACCGGCTACAGCCCGCAGGCGCTGCGGCACATCGTCGTGCCCGACCTCGCCCACACCATGGGCCCCGAACCCGGCCTCCAGCCCGGCCCGCCCGAGCCCGGCAGCGTGCTGGCCGACCGCGCGCTGGTCGAGTGGTTCCACACCCACCTCAGCCCCACCGGTTCGGCGGCCGAGGAGACCGTGCGGCTGGGCTAG
- a CDS encoding nucleotidyltransferase domain-containing protein, whose translation MDLPREHAATLARIESGVSADPRFTGLGAGGSLLSGAVDAYSDLDLVVVVADEHHEAVMAARKEIAASFGRLLAAFTGEHVGEPRVLICLYDAPLLHVDLKFLRAAELADRIEDPRVVWERDGALSRALAAAPAAPLEVDPRWIEDRFWIWVHYAATKLGRGELFEVVEFLAFLRARVLVPLAGAARGLEPRGVRRAEHALPDLVPALVETAPGYDPGLLGRAVLRCVELYTALRDALPHPPAHQAEAARAAVAYLEEVTAGQAGAARPGAGAAGR comes from the coding sequence GTGGACCTGCCCCGTGAACACGCCGCCACCCTGGCCCGGATCGAGTCCGGCGTGAGCGCCGACCCCCGGTTCACCGGGCTGGGCGCGGGCGGCTCGCTGCTGTCCGGCGCCGTGGACGCCTACTCCGACCTCGACCTCGTGGTCGTCGTCGCCGACGAGCACCACGAGGCGGTCATGGCCGCCCGCAAGGAGATCGCCGCGTCCTTTGGGCGGCTGCTGGCCGCGTTCACCGGGGAGCACGTCGGCGAGCCCCGCGTGCTCATCTGCCTCTACGACGCCCCGCTGCTGCACGTCGACCTGAAGTTCCTGCGGGCCGCCGAACTCGCCGACCGGATCGAGGACCCCCGGGTGGTGTGGGAGCGCGACGGCGCGCTGTCGCGGGCGCTGGCCGCCGCCCCCGCCGCGCCGCTGGAGGTGGACCCCCGGTGGATCGAGGACCGGTTCTGGATCTGGGTGCACTACGCGGCGACCAAGCTCGGCCGCGGGGAGCTGTTCGAGGTGGTGGAGTTCCTGGCGTTCCTGCGGGCGCGGGTGCTGGTGCCGCTGGCCGGGGCCGCGCGCGGGCTGGAGCCGCGCGGGGTGCGCAGGGCCGAGCACGCGCTGCCGGACCTCGTGCCCGCGCTGGTGGAGACCGCCCCCGGCTACGACCCCGGCCTGCTGGGGCGGGCCGTCCTGCGGTGCGTGGAGCTGTACACGGCCCTGCGCGACGCGCTCCCGCACCCGCCCGCCCACCAGGCCGAGGCGGCGCGGGCCGCCGTGGCGTACCTGGAGGAGGTGACGGCCGGGCAGGCGGGCGCCGCCCGGCCCGGGGCCGGTGCGGCCGGGCGGTGA
- a CDS encoding FAD-dependent oxidoreductase, which yields MNARPRLIVIGGDAAGMSAASQARRLRGPEELDILAFERGRHTSYSACGIPYLVAKTVSSAEDLVARDPETFRRDHAVDVRTGTEVVGVDLDRRTVTARGPGGEETEERFDDLVFATGAVPVRPPLPGIDARGVFGVQTLADGIAVRSYVDEERPSCAVVVGGGYIGLEMAEAFVERGLRVRLVEAAAEPMGTLDPDMGALVRTALTGMGVEVHMGEPATALRTEGGRVRAVATEKGEYPADIVVLGLGVRPNSALARAAGLEIGPTGGIAVDARMRTSAEGVWAAGDCVESFHRISRRPVSIALGTHANKQGRVAGTNIGGGYARFGGVLGTAISKVCGLEVARTGLNEAEARAAGFAFETETLASTTRAGYYPGAATVTTKILAERRTRRLLGAQIVGWENAGKRIDTLAAALWGGMTVEDLAGLDLGYAPPFSPVWDPVQITARKLAERM from the coding sequence GTGAACGCACGGCCACGACTGATCGTCATCGGAGGCGACGCCGCGGGAATGAGCGCCGCGTCGCAGGCCCGCCGGCTGCGAGGGCCCGAGGAGCTGGACATCCTCGCCTTCGAGCGGGGCCGCCACACATCGTACTCGGCGTGCGGAATCCCCTACCTGGTCGCCAAGACCGTATCGAGTGCCGAGGACCTCGTGGCGCGCGACCCCGAGACTTTCCGCCGCGACCACGCCGTGGACGTGCGCACCGGCACCGAGGTGGTGGGGGTGGACCTGGACCGCCGCACGGTGACCGCGCGCGGGCCCGGCGGCGAGGAGACCGAGGAGCGCTTCGACGACCTGGTGTTCGCCACCGGGGCGGTGCCGGTGCGCCCCCCGCTGCCGGGGATCGACGCCCGGGGCGTGTTCGGGGTGCAGACCCTGGCCGACGGGATCGCGGTGCGCTCCTACGTCGACGAGGAGCGGCCCTCCTGCGCCGTGGTGGTCGGCGGCGGCTACATCGGCCTGGAGATGGCCGAGGCGTTCGTCGAGCGGGGCCTGCGCGTGCGCCTGGTCGAGGCGGCCGCCGAGCCCATGGGCACCCTCGACCCCGACATGGGCGCCCTGGTGCGCACCGCGCTCACCGGCATGGGGGTGGAGGTCCACATGGGCGAGCCGGCCACCGCGCTGCGCACCGAGGGCGGCCGGGTCCGGGCGGTCGCCACCGAGAAGGGCGAGTACCCGGCCGACATCGTGGTGCTGGGCCTGGGCGTGCGGCCCAACAGCGCCCTGGCGCGGGCGGCGGGCCTGGAGATCGGCCCCACCGGCGGCATCGCCGTGGACGCGCGCATGCGCACCTCGGCCGAGGGGGTGTGGGCGGCCGGGGACTGCGTGGAGTCCTTCCACCGGATCTCGCGCCGGCCGGTGTCGATCGCGCTGGGCACCCACGCCAACAAGCAGGGCCGGGTGGCCGGCACCAACATCGGCGGGGGCTACGCGCGCTTCGGCGGCGTGCTGGGCACCGCCATCAGCAAGGTGTGCGGGCTGGAGGTCGCGCGCACCGGGCTGAACGAGGCCGAGGCGCGCGCGGCCGGGTTCGCGTTCGAGACCGAGACCCTGGCCTCCACCACCCGGGCGGGCTACTACCCCGGCGCGGCCACGGTGACCACCAAGATCCTGGCCGAGCGGCGCACCCGCCGGCTGCTGGGCGCCCAGATCGTGGGCTGGGAGAACGCGGGCAAGCGGATCGACACCCTGGCGGCGGCGCTGTGGGGCGGCATGACGGTGGAGGACCTGGCCGGCCTGGACCTGGGCTATGCCCCGCCGTTCTCGCCGGTGTGGGACCCGGTGCAGATCACCGCCCGCAAGCTCGCCGAGCGGATGTGA
- a CDS encoding HD domain-containing protein produces MTEPAPVFANGVDHERLTSQLRFYLETDKLKRILRRNMLVDGSRRENDAEHSWHLALAARVFAEYAPEGTDIDRVVEMLVLHDIVEIDAGDTFVYDVDRSQSQLERERAAADRIFALLPEDQAKRTRALWEEFEARETPEARFAKAIDRLAPMLANWHTEGGTWVRHGVTRSQVLEKVKIIAEGSEALGAYAVALIEDADRRGYLAAG; encoded by the coding sequence GTGACGGAACCGGCACCGGTGTTTGCCAACGGGGTCGACCACGAACGGCTCACGTCCCAGCTCCGGTTCTACCTTGAGACCGACAAGCTCAAGCGGATCCTGCGGCGCAACATGCTCGTGGACGGCTCGCGGCGGGAGAACGACGCCGAGCACTCCTGGCACCTGGCGCTGGCCGCGCGGGTGTTCGCCGAGTACGCCCCCGAGGGCACCGACATCGATCGCGTGGTCGAGATGCTCGTGCTGCACGACATCGTCGAGATCGACGCCGGCGACACCTTCGTCTACGACGTGGACCGGTCGCAGTCGCAACTGGAGCGCGAGCGCGCCGCCGCCGACCGCATCTTCGCGCTGCTGCCCGAGGACCAGGCCAAGCGCACCCGCGCCCTGTGGGAGGAGTTCGAGGCCCGCGAGACCCCCGAGGCGCGGTTCGCCAAGGCCATCGACCGCCTCGCCCCGATGCTGGCCAACTGGCACACCGAGGGCGGCACCTGGGTGCGCCACGGCGTCACGCGCTCGCAGGTGCTGGAGAAGGTGAAGATCATCGCCGAGGGCTCCGAGGCGCTGGGCGCCTACGCGGTGGCCCTCATCGAGGACGCCGACCGCCGGGGGTACCTGGCCGCCGGGTGA
- a CDS encoding sulfite exporter TauE/SafE family protein → MSVWEALAILLAGIGAGGINAVVGSGTLFTFPVLLALGYPPVTASISNSVGLSPGAITGAIGYRRELKGQGRRAARLAVMSCAGAVTGGVLLLNLPSEVFELVVPVLILLACVLIVVQPRISAWVRSRRGAEHRGRGPLLPLGVYGAGVYGGYFAAAQGIVLISILGTALDEDVQRINAVKNVLASVVNATAAVFYTVFAQPEWPVVGLIAAGSVMGGYVGARLGRRLKPFALRGLIVTVGLMAAIHLVVERF, encoded by the coding sequence ATGAGTGTCTGGGAGGCGCTCGCCATTCTGCTGGCGGGCATCGGAGCCGGCGGCATCAACGCCGTCGTGGGCTCGGGGACCCTGTTCACCTTCCCCGTGCTGCTCGCCCTGGGCTACCCCCCGGTGACCGCGTCGATCTCCAACAGCGTCGGCCTGTCGCCGGGCGCCATCACCGGCGCCATCGGCTACCGCCGCGAACTCAAGGGCCAGGGCCGCCGCGCCGCGCGGCTGGCCGTGATGTCGTGCGCCGGCGCGGTCACGGGCGGCGTGCTGCTGCTCAACCTCCCCTCGGAGGTCTTCGAGCTGGTGGTGCCGGTGCTCATCCTGCTGGCCTGCGTGCTCATCGTCGTGCAGCCGCGGATCTCGGCCTGGGTGCGCTCGCGCCGGGGCGCCGAGCACCGCGGCCGGGGGCCGCTGCTGCCGCTGGGGGTCTACGGCGCGGGGGTCTACGGCGGCTACTTCGCCGCCGCGCAGGGGATCGTGCTCATCAGCATCCTGGGCACGGCGCTGGACGAGGACGTGCAGCGGATCAACGCGGTCAAGAACGTGCTGGCGTCGGTGGTCAACGCCACGGCCGCGGTGTTCTACACGGTCTTCGCCCAGCCGGAGTGGCCGGTGGTGGGGCTCATCGCGGCGGGGTCGGTGATGGGCGGCTACGTCGGCGCCCGCCTGGGCCGCCGCCTCAAGCCCTTCGCCCTGCGCGGCCTGATCGTGACCGTGGGCCTGATGGCGGCGATCCACCTGGTGGTCGAGCGGTTCTGA
- a CDS encoding WhiB family transcriptional regulator, whose translation MWTAEMTTRALCREVDPDALFVQGAAQNRAKLICRGCPVRTECLAEALDERIEFGVWGGMTERERRALLRRRQDVTSWWDLLTAARDRYERENTEPSGDGWLTDSPLVAGVCAEADR comes from the coding sequence ATGTGGACTGCGGAGATGACGACCCGCGCGCTCTGTCGCGAGGTCGATCCCGACGCGCTCTTCGTGCAGGGAGCCGCGCAGAACCGCGCCAAGCTCATCTGCCGGGGCTGCCCGGTGCGCACCGAGTGCCTGGCCGAGGCACTGGACGAACGCATCGAGTTCGGCGTCTGGGGAGGGATGACCGAACGCGAACGCCGGGCGCTGCTGCGCCGCCGCCAGGACGTCACGTCGTGGTGGGACCTGCTGACCGCCGCGCGTGACCGCTACGAGCGCGAGAACACCGAGCCCTCGGGCGACGGCTGGCTCACCGACTCCCCCCTGGTGGCGGGAGTCTGCGCCGAGGCCGACCGGTAG
- a CDS encoding SPFH domain-containing protein, producing MGTVIVILLIFVAVLAVIGWFSVRIVPQAEADVVERFGGYHRTLSSGFHIVIPFVDHVRERIDLRVQVVSFPPQAAITQDNLSVNVDTAVYVRVTDPYNATYKVASFIQAVEQLASATLRNVIGGMDLEQTLTSRDQINRELRAVLDEATAEWGIEVSRVELKAIEPPESVQEAMEKQMRADRDKRAEILTAEGQKQSAILRAEGEQSAAVLSAQGAAEAEKVRAKAEAEAMTVRARGEADAIMMVARALNSGKVTNELLAYQYLQKLPEIARGDANKVWIVPSEMGKALESIGGMFDRVRDNGAEPHPAGEANGQGRPVEPGARA from the coding sequence ATGGGAACCGTCATCGTCATCCTGCTGATCTTCGTCGCCGTCCTGGCCGTGATCGGCTGGTTCAGCGTCCGGATCGTCCCGCAGGCCGAGGCCGACGTGGTGGAGCGCTTCGGCGGCTACCACCGGACGCTCAGCTCCGGGTTCCACATCGTCATCCCGTTCGTGGACCACGTGCGCGAGCGGATCGACCTGCGGGTGCAGGTGGTCAGCTTCCCGCCGCAGGCGGCCATCACCCAGGACAACCTGTCGGTGAACGTCGACACCGCGGTCTACGTGCGGGTCACCGACCCCTACAACGCCACCTACAAGGTCGCCAGCTTCATCCAGGCCGTGGAGCAGCTGGCCTCGGCCACCCTGCGCAACGTGATCGGCGGGATGGACCTGGAGCAGACCCTCACCTCGCGCGACCAGATCAACCGCGAGCTGCGGGCGGTCCTGGACGAGGCCACCGCCGAGTGGGGCATCGAGGTCAGCCGCGTCGAGCTGAAGGCCATCGAGCCGCCGGAGTCGGTGCAGGAGGCCATGGAGAAGCAGATGCGCGCCGACCGCGACAAGCGGGCGGAGATCCTCACGGCCGAGGGCCAGAAGCAGTCGGCGATCCTGCGCGCCGAGGGCGAGCAGTCGGCCGCCGTGCTCAGCGCCCAGGGCGCCGCCGAGGCGGAGAAGGTGCGCGCCAAGGCCGAGGCGGAGGCCATGACCGTGCGGGCGCGCGGCGAGGCCGACGCGATCATGATGGTGGCCCGCGCGCTGAACTCCGGCAAGGTGACCAACGAGCTGCTGGCCTACCAGTACCTGCAGAAGCTGCCGGAGATCGCGCGCGGCGACGCCAACAAGGTGTGGATCGTGCCCAGCGAGATGGGCAAGGCGCTGGAGAGCATCGGCGGGATGTTCGACCGCGTGCGCGACAACGGCGCCGAGCCGCACCCGGCCGGGGAGGCCAACGGCCAGGGCCGCCCGGTGGAGCCCGGCGCGCGGGCCTGA